The genomic stretch TCAATGATGTGACACTtaattgcgcatatttagtcctctaattgaacctattttgcatagtaatatagcatttcatgaccattttatccgtcaattccttcctattttgctttcctattgcattttatatgtcttgtaggaaagacgataatgaggcggaattcccgtctcccgtgcatattcggaagcttgttgacgatattggACGGACTAGTATAAAGAAGAggaaagaatgatgaccaaggatgtaggaataaagagtatatagaaggatcataggcttaaaagcaaggatggcgagaagaaagccattacaagaagaaattgctcggaaccaaaccaagagtttcttgtttggctctgaaaatatgctagatgaaatagcgtcgaaaaatcaagtggtctaggttTTGAATCACTcaaataggagtccggatgaggaaatgacgtccgttttacaatccgagctcaaatagacaagctgtcccggGATCCGCGCATCTCGAACTCAATCCGGGCGTCCCAGACTCAGGCCGGGCATCCCAGACTCATGACGAGTGTCCCAGACTCAAGTCGGGCGTCCTGGacttgggacgagcggattgttaggcagtcaagaatggataagaaccctgtcccaggatctGAGCGTCCCGAGCTCAGGGCGAGCGTCCAAGaccaggatccgggcgtcccgatgcCCAGTCTGAGCGGATCCCCTCACAGGACAAGCCGTGCTTCAAGCCAATCCGTGTGGATTTCCTTGGGAGTTGCTACATGGTCCGCGCATTTTCgtcgggacttgcaaagctctattcaacacttaagcattgttatttactaatctacccttgttaacctaatgatgtaccactatatatactccattgtattacctAGCTAAGAACCAAGTTCCCTTCGATTAAACCAATTCTCTCTTAGATAAAAAGCTtatttagattagattaagccttcattaggagtagattagaatagattaatctcaatcattccacaaaattagacattaatctttccttaattattgttcaagcttattattgggtaattgaaaattattgggttattattggagaattgacaactcttcatcaatcaatcaagttttcttctattattctttcctttccaattgttcatcttaagtttggtataatctctctACTCTTTACtccttattgtttatttcctcactcgttaatcatgtttatacttgttgtaatgattgacagcATTAATAACttgtcttccatgataataagtgagtagttacttaactaggattagtgaggaattaggggaaacaaacatggggattgatctatgcttaatctaatatattttcataattaatttgcttgcttgttgtgatttcaacctatgcacatgttatgtttgatgaaatgcgagcctatgaatccttgcattttttacccatctcttatcttttcaatgaggcttgtaagacataaaccaactcaagccttattagaccatgcatagagttcaATTAGGGGAGActtagtcgacttgtaggtgttgtagaaTCTAGatgatttggctccgggacctaaatcttcctagagattgtaagatatacactaactcgatcccatcacaacaataagtgcttgcttctaattgagaacatgtttgtatgatctatttccatgaatcccctatgaacccatgacattcTAGTatctttatcatttgtttacatctttatttgctttattggtTGTTTTACtccattgctttcattagtttagaatcaatcaattccacttcaattgtgacaacccttagcacaactacgattagattgaacaatttgaataccCCCTTCCCGTGAATCGACCcggacttgcttgctatgctagtagttgggtataaatgtgtttgatggcggacaacgacacgctccatcaaaatggcgccgttttgTAATGAGACCCACCAAATACATTTGGGTACCTTTAgtgaaatttttggacttgtGATACCCGAGACCGGCCTTGAAAAACCTGTGGGGTTCACGGAGTCACACTTGTGAAGAGCGATCACCGGGTTGGAATTAAATGGCTTTGAGAGGTGTCATGATTTCTACATTCATCATCCGGTTATTAGAGTGTGGCATCAATTTATAGCGGGGACTATTTATGGTAGGAGTGACACGGGAAGTAtgagtcaacttgacatgacttttcttgagtcatatttgaataaccaaggtttgccaaagtacaactttaatcccgcACTTGAATTACTTGTCCGATTTCGAAATCTAGAAAAGGGTACGACAAAGTCAAATggaattgtgatgggtggtctTGTGACTAGGATGGACAATGTTTTATGTCCGGGGTTTAATGATGATGAGAGGTATGTGGCTCTACCCGGAGACACTTTGATTGATGAGAAGGCTATCTTTAAGTATCACAAATGGTGAAAGTATAATGATTTGGGAAGCattgattggtacaccaagggAAGCAGTACATTCACCTTTCTTGTTGGGACCTTCCTCCTACCGTGCCTAGGTCGAGCTACCTTGCACCtatgccgagctacctcctcctCATTGAGAGGATTGTGGCTCCACCACCTAGGAGACGTGAGGAGGCACCTTCTACTCTTTCCCATGCACTATCACCATCCCAAGGCCCAAGCCTTGGATTTCCACCGTTCCTTCATGGTGTTCGGCCCTCTTATGCGGAGATACCTCCATACCCCCATGTCTACCAATCCTactcacctcctcctcctcctcccagcACCCCGCCATCGGGCGTGGATATCTTGATGGGTATGATGAGCAACATGGATTTTAGGATCCACCGAGGGCAAGAAGACAAttatttggccctttatcctcaatactaccatatggcgcaacaagggtttattgatcctaatggtcctaggccttcttgggtgcaacctcaccttgtgttcccaaaccaaggcatgaatgaagatgatcaaagaggaggagaggaagaagaagaaagtgaagatgatgatagccttaatgatGGAGGCTTTGATTGAGATCATGATTGTAAGaccctttctttccctatctctcatgtatagttgcattgtaatatatctaacatgattagattagtttgcattatattatatctcacatgattcatgtagttagtttcATATAGACAagaattcatacatagtcactaatgaccaaacctatccctttctacactagaaatagtgcttaaatcggtttggggaggtttgatcataggtgaccatagattaatagaaaacatgcatcatttagtgtagtttagattgcattcgtttgttatatatgtcatatagaattgcatttagttagagcatgcattcatatcatatcattgcatttgtacttcaatttccataaaacttaaaaaatccaaaaacatataTTTCTTTTTccttcctactcctacatgtacattgaggacaatgtccaaaataaattgggggatgggaatttatattccaaaatacataaaaattgaaaaatttcgaaaaatcccaaaaatatgttctttaatttcaaaaaaacaaaatccataaaaatttgaaaaattcaaaaaccaaaaatatgttctttaatttagtagtgtataattgtatatacttgtgtttttgttctcttctcacatagatacgacacttcatttgaggcattagtaaaggaatatgaagaccgcttgATATGATCGCTCCAATCCTTATTCctcttccatttcttttcattattcatatgaggaggatgggcttacatgtcaaggagaatgtggtgtattttgttgttgcggtttgtgtatatatgtgttgttaggagttgcatttataTTACATGGCATAGTAGTtgatagaatcatatgcattagagttgtatatatgttagttgcatcatggcacgtagtttgcatggttagaaaattttgtgaaaatgcctatttaggaagcttgacaagtgtatataaggcccttgtagataatttttctccttgagaccttttttgctagaataccttgaagacaccctaggatgtgtcatactaatatcttttgacccatggactaaggcctagtcaagagtaccttgtggtgtgataactccttggctaccgtttattccaaggtgatctTTGGTGCCATGCAACCatccttacacttctatcatcatattttgtcaacaaaaaagaaatgggcacaaaaatctccaaattgagttcaagtaccaaaatcaaaatcaaaaagtttgcaaaaattgcatcaatgaaaagaggagaaaaaatagactcctaagtttcaataaaagtacccttactacaaaatggggttactttgaaaaatgttcaaaaatgcaatattgaaaaaatttgccaagtatcaaaatgccaaacatcaaaagtggcaaagaaatgttctcaaaaatcaaataccacaagaaattggggggaaaacaaatcaaaaagcaaactacaaatgtgaaactcatACACCttgaatcccttttatccattgatgttATTTGTTGTATGGGGGAAAAGGGAcgatccttcttcttgtctaggcaagagggggaattccgcgatccttcagtgtttctaacaccatagggagcctactcttgacaaaagcatttaacgattgaggacaaaaacaccctagtttaacacaacttggaggtgatttgttggtatccttttagacttagtagtttggagaaacaatatctatgatggagtgtgtacccttaaattgctttccttgtagatgatttcctccacttagatgaggaaagtggctattcttttgtagatgcatcaattacttgttttgtgtgcttaatacttggatgtgtcgccattttggcaagccccgccttgccctgcaagaaggcatcttgcctcatagatgtcttattgtgagttgaaggggcggagtgagacccgctaattgtctcacatcggttatattattaggatagtttaaataaaggtctagttctagtcacccctttacttgggacgagtaaaggtttggtttggggatgtttgatgtgacacttaattgcgcatatttagtcccctaattgaacctattttgcatactaatatagcattttatgaccattttatccgttaattccttcctattttgctttcctattgcattttatttgtcttatataaaagaagataatgaggcagaattcccatctcccgtgcatattCAGAATCTTGTTGACAATCTTGGATGGACAAGTATgaataggaggcaagaatgatgaccaaggatgtaggaataaagagtatatagaaggatcataggcttaaaagcagggatgacgagaaggaagccattacaagaagaaattgctcggaaccaaaccaagagttgcttgtttggctctgaaaatatgctataGGAAACGGCattgaaaaatcaagtggtctaggcttttgaatcactccaataggagtccggatgaggaaatgacatcCGTTTTACagtccgagctcaaatagacaagttgTCCCAGGATCCACGTGTCCCGAACTCAATCCGGGCGTCCCTGACTCAGGCCGGGTGTCCCGGACTCAAGACGAGCATCCCTTACCCAGGCCGGGCATCCCGGACTCAGGACAAGCGGATTATTAGGCAGTCAAGAATGGAGaagaaccctgtcccaggatgtgagcgtcccgagctcaggacgagcgtcccagaccaggatccgggcgtcccgatgcCCAGTCCGAGCGGATCCCCTCACAGGACAAGCCGTACTTCAAGCTAATCCGTACGGATTTCCTTGggagttgctacatgatccgcgcatttccctagagacttgcaaagctctattcaacacttaagcattgttatttactaatctacccttgcttaacctaatgatgtaccactatatatactccattgtattacctAGCTAAGAACTAAGTTCCCTTAGATTAAACCAATTCTCTCTTAGATAAAaagcttctttagattagattaagcttttattaggagtatattagaatagattaatctcaatcattccacaaaattacacattaatctttccttaattattgttcaagtttattattgggtaattgaagattattgggttattattggagaatctacaactcttcatcaatcaatcaagttttcttctattatactttcctttccaattgttcatcttaagtttggtataatctctctAATCTTTACtccttattgtttatttcctcactctttaatcatgtttatagttgttgtaatgattgacaccattaataacaTATCTtctatgataataagtgagtagttacttaactaggattagtgggaaattaggggaaacaaacatggggattgatgtatacttaatctaatatgttttcataatttttttttttttggtgaaatgtgagaagTATATTAATAAAACCGAAGTAATTACAAGACAATATAAACCGAGACACAACAAAAAGGTAGACTAAAGCCCAAGGCCCTAGGCTTTTACAACCTATCTAACCATCAGCCTGTCCATCCATTTCTCATCCTTACCAACAACAGGAAACAATATCTTCCCCTTTATCCGACTCCAACATTCCTCCTTTATCTTCTTCAACACAATTTCAGGTGAATCCATCACCTGATTAACTCGCACACTGTTCCTCTGATGGCACACTTGATAGTAACAAGCATTAAGGATCATCGCTATCATTTTTCTTTTCAAAGTCGATCCCTTTTTTCTTGAGCacctcaacatcgcattttggaAAGGGATTTTAGATTCACACCATGTTTCAACTTTCCTGATTATTTGCCTACTataagggcaatcgaagaagagATGGTCTACGGTTTCTGGGTAGAGATCACATAGTAAGCATTTATCGTCCTGGCAGCATCCAATcttgaacaatttatccttgacATTCATGCCCTTATTCATGGCCATCCATGTGATAAGGGAGTGTTTGGGGATATTCATTTGATTCCAAACCTGATTATACCACGGTTTTTTGGTATCTTTCGCTCGGAGCCATTCGTACCCGCTTCGAATAGTATACCCTTTTTCATGATGTTGCCACTGACCATTTATATAACCAGTACTCAttatatctttgaccttgcaaaTGTTTTTCCAGGTCCAGCTCACATCCTGAGGAGGCTTGTAGCTGTTCCAATCAGAGCCCTCGAGGTAAACCTGATGAACCCATCTTACCCAAAGTCGATCAGCTTTGCTATATATCCAATATGCTAGTTTTGCCACTGTTGCTATGTTCCAGATGTCTGCCTTTTTAATCCCCAGTCCCCCCCTCTTGTTTTGGGAGCGTAACAGTACTCCAGGCAACAAGAGGGACACGATGAAATTCAGAGCTTCCATCCCACAAATAGTTATGACAAATGGCTTCAATTCTGTGGATAATATATTTGGGGATGATGAAAATTGAGGCCCAGTATGAGTAAAGGGTGTTAAGTATTGAATTAATGAGAGTAAGCCTACCTGCATAAGATAACTTCCTAGCCCCTAAATTTCGAATTTTTGAGACCATCTTCTCAATGCGAATACTGCATTCCTGTTTAGTTAATCTGGTAGGTTGAACTGGTACACCAAGATATCTAAAAGGCATGATTCCCTAAACAAATCCAGTTACCTGGATAATATCATTCTTGATACTTGCATCCATTCCATTGAAATATACCTCAGATTTAGTATTATTCATACTTAGTCCAGAGGCATTAGAAAAAATAGAGAAAGCTCTCATGATAAGCAAGATTGACTGTGCATTTCCCTTACAAAACATCAGgaggtcatctgcaaacattaagTGTGATAGTTTGATAGACTTGCAGAGTGGGTGGTACTGGAAAGGCCATATATCAGTAGCATATTCAATAGTTCTAGTCAAGTATTCCATGCATATAGTGAATATCAAGGGAGATATGGGGTCCCCTTGCCTCAAACCTCTCCTTCCTTTAAAATACCCAAAAGTATTGCCATTCAAATTCAAGGAGAAAGATACTGTCTTTATGCAAACCATTACCTTATTGATATATTGATCTGGGAATTCTAGTCCATTAAGCATCTGTTCCACAAAATCCCATTCCACTGAATCATAGGCTTTTTGTAAATCAACTTTAAACATACATCTGGGGGAAACAGACCTTCTATTATACAGCTTGACAATGTCTTGGCAAATCAGGATGTTTTCAAGAATGGATCTCCCTTTTATGAAAGCTCCTTGATTATCACTTATAATGTCTGGCAAAATCTTGGAGAGCCCGTTACATAACACCTTGGAAATGACTTTATATATCATATTACAGCATGCTATTGGCCTGAACTGTTTCACTGAAGTTGGCCTCTCACACTTGGGTATAAGAGTAATGTTTGTAGCATTAATTTGAGTAAGaaggttccctgagacaaaaaaaTCTTTAACTGCTTCACAAACCTCATTCCCAACTATCTCCCAAGCATCCTTGTAGAACCCACTAGTGTAGCCATTAGGTCCAGGAGATTTGTCATTTGGAGTTTCAAAAATGATTTTTTTGATCTCCTCATCAGTGACACTAGTAGATAAGATATCTCTATGTGCAGGGGTGCAGACTTTACCTCTTTTTATAATATGCATATTaactttttgagttgccttctgACTTCCCAGTAAATTTTGATAGAACTCTAGAAAAGCCTCTTGAATCCCTTGACTATCTGTGCAACGGAGTCCATTCTGATTCTCAATTTGGATGACTTTATTACTGATGCATCTCTTCTTGATGGATCCATGAAAATATCTTGTGTTGCTGTCACCAGCCTCTAACCAAGCAATTTTTGCTTTTTGAGCTAAGAAACTGTTTGTGGCTTCAATAAGAGTTTTCAATGAATCTAAGGCCTCCTTCTCTTTAGCTAGGAGCTGGGTGTCCATGCTGTTGTCAATCAGTTGCATCTGAATATGCTGTAAATACTGAGCAGCAATTTCAGTATTATTTTCAATATCTGAATAGCATTCTTTGTTTAACTTTTTGAGTTCGGGCTTCATAGCTTTCAACTTTTTGACCAAGCAAAACATCTTTGTTCCAATGTATGACTTGTTCCATTCATCAGAAACTATTTTGAGAAAATGGGGAGACTTTCCCCACATGTTAAAGTATTTGAAACCTGCTCTTCTTTGACTTACAATCTGTGTGTTAGTCACAACACAAGGAGTATGGTCAAATAGCCCTTCAGGATAAAAATTAGCTGCCATCTCAGGAAAATTATCTATCCATTCCTAATTTATGAGAAATCTATCAATTCGGCTGTAAACTCTTGCACTTGGTTCTCGTTTGTTATTCCAGGTAAACAAAGCACCTGTAGCAGGAATATCAGTCATCCCACACATCCCAAGGCATTTGTTAAAATCATCCATATCAGATTGCTTTGGCATACCCCCTAGTCTTTCCTTGGGAGACCTGACAATATTAAAGTCCCCTGCTAAGGCCCAAGGTCCATGACAATGCTTTGCCAACTTAATCAGGTTATCCCAAAGATCTTCTCTATCTTTACCTTCATTCATAGCATAAATCATTGTAACAAAGAAATGCTTCTGATTAACCTTACAGATGACTTTGGCATGAATGAACTGAGCATGATATTGGAGAATAGAAACATCAAAGAGACTAGGTTGCCATAAGATCCACACCCTGCCCCCTTTATGATACCTACTATTAGTGGATACACACCATCCATTTAGCATAGCAGCTGCTATATTCCCTATATTATTGCCATTTATTTTAGTTTCTAATAGGCTAAAGAGGCCCACATCCTTATTGTGAAGAAACCACTTTACATATTTTTGTTTATCTACATTATTGAGACCTCTCACATTCCAAAACCCTATGTTATTCATTAATAACTGGGGGGGAGGCTGGTCACCATTTGGGTCAACACCTTCCTTTGGGAGGGCAGAGCCATCCAAAGCTTCTAGGAAGGTTTTGTTCCCTATAACTGAACTACTTTTTTTAGCTCCTTGTTTATTCATTCTCATGATTTGCTGGACAGGTGTCTCCATAGGTCCTGACAAAGCATTAGTTGCCAGTGGCGTTATATCTGTGGGAATTGCATTAAGGTGATCTCTCTCGTGCATGCTGTTTACCTGATTATCTTGTATCTGCTTATTTTGGACAAGTAAAGGTTTCCATACTTTCTTGGCCTGTGGCTGGACTGATTTCTTGACATGTCTTCTACACTGTAAGCTTTCATGCCCAAGTCCTTTACAT from Silene latifolia isolate original U9 population chromosome 5, ASM4854445v1, whole genome shotgun sequence encodes the following:
- the LOC141655453 gene encoding uncharacterized protein LOC141655453; its protein translation is MPFRYLGVPVQPTRLTKQECSIRIEKMVSKIRNLGARKLSYAELKPFVITICGMEALNFIVSLLLPGVLLRSQNKRGGLGIKKADIWNIATVAKLAYWIYSKADRLWVRWVHQVYLEGSDWNSYKPPQDVSWTWKNICKVKDIMSTGYINGQWQHHEKGYTIRSGYEWLRAKDTKKPWYNQVWNQMNIPKHSLITWMAMNKGMNVKDKLFKIGCCQDDKCLLCDLYPETVDHLFFDCPYSRQIIRKVETWCESKIPFQNAMLRCSRKKGSTLKRKMIAMILNACYYQVCHQRNSVRVNQVMDSPEIVLKKIKEECWSRIKGKILFPVVGKDEKWMDRLMVR